Below is a genomic region from Miscanthus floridulus cultivar M001 chromosome 1, ASM1932011v1, whole genome shotgun sequence.
tctctgatccAGCAGACAATATTTGATATATGAGATCtcattctttctgagatggaggatacacttgtaGAGAGATTCTAAGGTCATAGGTAGCGGCCGTATGCTCAGTGGATCGCATTTTTGATTCATAGGGCAGTCACAGTGAGGCCTCCTAAGATGTTGGtagagtattctggtgctactatagagtttctagCATATAATATGACTTAGATGCTCCGCCACAATGCCACgaggacacctagctagccaCGTCGTtgcctagaggtgccagagactgccgcctagtaggatgagattatcaggGGCGTAGCACCGTCAAAGGAGGAGCAGCTATATGCTCAGCaagagggtatggtcgagagcgaccctagtgatagttcagatgatgactaccaggatatccctcGAATGCCTCCTCGACAACATGATAGTGAGGCTggtggctccagctcagctccacaacCACCATAGACAGATCCTACTctacttgctattcttgagcggatgaggcaggatcaggctcgctagacCTAGGAGATCATAACTACTCTAGCATAAGTTCAGGTATTTAGCAGCAGTAGCAAgccatgcagcagtagctcctcatgcagcaacagttacttggatttatgcagcatgtcgtCTCTGCTATTGGAGCTCCACCGCCACACTTACACCTCAGCTTGACCAGTCTGCCACCACTATAGTGACTCCAGGTttttagcccagtgggcttcagagttaagGACAACCAGCTACCTTGTTcgtcacctacagagcaggtgtcctagtggtttgctttgctAGTGCTAGCCCAGGGTCTTTTCTTCACACCTCTACAtacgggcttcacactggctcagacttcctcaatgcttgtgactgacaccccagtctctaggagcctcGGTGCTACTTTCAGCGAGTTggcagggcagcctacaccgaaGAGCTACGTTTCTCTGGACCTTCCACAGTTGCTCCAGTCACTGGGACTACAGTGATGCTCTAGTTCCAGATTCAACCTAGACCGCTTTAGTGTCACttccagcgatagagggtcagATTGCTCaaagcttaggatcagatgatgatgctacCTAGTTTTAGATCGCTCACCGCGACTCAACGCTCGACTCGTCTGCTCCggtcccaccgaccgacccttaggctttggtgtttgacgccaaagggggagagggatcaagtatgaCAAACTTAGGGGGAGTGATATATCTAGGGagagcttatctattatatttgtctTTTTATatgtgatacattattatgcattcatattactttcatgcattgaactacatacgtgtgatcgtgatatttatgtgatcgtgatattaatgtgatatttatttgataagtgacatgtgtgctctctactttgatctttatgtatgtcatgtcacttggttatgctcatttgctttgcttctacgttttacttcgatgcaaatgagttttatttcttatactcatgtttatttcatatctattgagtacatcatgttggcttgggtcatataagcttacctaactcttttgttcttattatcaaaagcttatatgaaccaagcatgttgaaaaccttatctcttttacatacttgaggttgtattgttatcaatcaccaaaaagggggagattaaaagcatctaggcccctagttgggtttcgatgattaatgataatacgagattactatgactaatgtgtgttttacatatgcaattaagttaggtcatgataatgacaattgattgggcaatcgtggttgtcatgcccctacaatgaaaattgtttcggtttttaaaggatggacgacaaggttaaggatggactagttctaagtgtcgtttggtgttgaagagacacttagagtagtttaggactttgtttttcttttggtcatactattaaggaggtatggactagtagcttgacctaggtgagtctagtgggttaggtgtggtgcacacttgtcaaatctagcactaggtagctcctagtagccttaagatcaattggagcaaacttcattcacatataattTCAAGtcagaagtgaatggagggtcaaatgttgaccggatgctggtcctggtgtgaccggatgctggtagtagagtccggtcagttcatttgatcaagtgaagtcgtctagatgcgaccggacactgagtgaaatgtgatcggacgctgggtgtcaaagtccggtcaactctagtaaggttccagagagggagaattctgatcagacgcgtctggtcagtgctaaccggacgctggtcaggttccggttactgatcggatgctgaacaacaatgtgaccggacgctgggtgccagagtccagtcaacatcagtaaggttctagagagtagTTTTCGTgtccggacatgtctggtcagtgctgactggacataggtcagagtccgatcacaacttaatggctcagTGTGGGGAgaattgaccggagcgtccggccaCCCTGCAGAGTTCTAACTCAGACACATAACAATTCATTTTGAATGAGagggtataaatactttctctattcattcaagggagtactcttgcccatttcaacagctgagaaacatccttgagagtgccaaagagagcaagagcctagtgaggtgattgagatttgagaatccaagattaaggccttattagtgaaaagagagtagtaagtgtgtatccacccttctcattaggtttgttgtggtcaagtgagagttcttgcttgttactcttggtgatcgtcatcacctagatgatttggtggtgattggaaatttggtgatcatccgaaggagcttgtggatgacccaagttgtgagcagttgtgggtgattcaccgtgattgagtatcaaagaatcaacccgtagagagcacttgatccttgcgtggatcaagggggagctacacccttgcgcgggtgctgcaatgaggactagtggggagtggcgactctctgataccttggcaaaacatcatcgcgttccttcttctctctttactttgagcatttacttttgagcaattcaattcttgtcgttacattcttagaattgccatgctagagtaggattggaatctaGGATGttaaacttttgtgcgatagataattagaatcacattctaggcataaATGACTGAAGTGGgctaggtgtagggtttaattgttgtaaagaattttagaattagctcaattcaaccctctcttggacatcttgatcctttcagttgtCTTGAAATTTTGAGAAAAAATAGGTGATATGGCTAGGTGCCCAATCAGTCCCAACTTGGAGGAACCTGGTCAGGCTTAAACGACCTAATCAATTCCTATAAAAAATAATGAACGACAACAACTAGAATGACGAGAAGATTATTACATTCAAGCACATCAATTTCATGGCAACAAATAGAATGACGTGAAGATTATTACACTCAAACACATCAATTTTAGTTAATTATGACACTTGTAAACTTTAATCATTATGGTTTAATTTTtttcgttgcaacgcacgggcacagtCACAGTGTTTTAAAAAGAGTGCTTTTTGCCCACGTATGTTTTTTATCATCTTATATCGAACAACACCATACAAAAATCCTGACTGATTCTGAACAAACAAACCATGCATATATCGCACATATATAGAACCTGGCAACACGATAACATACATAGAAGTTGGCATCGTGTTTTTTTATTATGAATGAACACCTGAAGCAAATTAAACGTCCTTCCATAGGTTCCAAACTTCAAACTTGGGATGCAGGTTCTGTGGCTTGAGACGGTACAGGAGCCGAAGGCGGCGACGGCTTCTGGCCACTGACTGCGACCGCAACCACCTCCTCTGCAGTTTGCTGCGGTTCAGGCTCCACCACCGGCTGCCCCATGGCCAACTCCGGCTGCTGCGTTGCCATCGGGGGCTTGGTGGAGCTTGTGGGCGTCGTCGTCACTTGGAGCAGGATGTAGGACGCGATCTGCATGCCTGTGGCGGCGACAGTCAGGACTGTCGCTGCCACGAACAGTGAGCTACCTGGGGCGCGGTAGCAATGGCCGTCGGCGTCGGGTTGTCTCTCTTGGTCCACGTTAAGCGCAGCGCCCGCGATAAACAGTGCCACCACTAGAAGCACAGTTATCCTGCAATATAGAGTATGGATGTGCATAACTCCGTATCAGTTTTAACTGGAATGGAAAATATAAATGTGGAAAACTCATTGTTTTATTTATGGCTTGATATATAAACACGTGATAGAACAAAAAAAATCGGTGTGGACAAAACATGCTTTAGTTTAATTTACTAATAGAGGATGGAAAGTTAACTGATTTGCATATAAATATATAGCTCCCCAAAACATCGTCCATTCCAAATTACGAGACGTCTTAGCTTTTCTAGATTTATAACTTtttctatgcatctagatatatattatgtctctGTATATAATAAAAGATATGCACCTTAAAATACCAAAGCGTGGACGGAGGTAACTAATACACGTGCGTATACGTACCATGAGACGGCGGAGAGGACGATGCCGACGATGCGCCTTGTCTCCGTTGGTACCTCCCATGTCCGGCAGCACCCGCAGCAGAGGCTGGTGGCGGTGACCACGACCTGAGCCGTGATCGCCAGCAGCGCCGCGACGATGCCACAGGCCAGCGCCGGCGTGCTGCGGTACTGACACTTTCCGTCGCTGCCATCGTCATAAGGCCCCCAGACGTAGGCCTGCGCAGTGGCGGCCTCCCCGGCGActccgaggatgaggatgacgaaGCCGAGGAAGCCCACTGCAGAGCACACCACCGCGACGTGCACCCGCATGATGACGCCGCCTTTCTtctccgtcgtcgtcgtcgtcgtcgactcAGCTGCTACTACGTGCCCACCTTAACTCCTCGACGCTTCGTCTGCTTAGAAGATTCTTGCTGTACTACTGCGCGCTCTCTGATATACATATCATTCCACACGCAGGCTTACTACATCCATGCATCATACGGATAGTATAGTATTAGTGAGCTAGCTCGACCATGGTTGTTGCATTGATTATTACATTGTTGCATGCACTTTGTACTTTTGTGTATACCTGGGTGCAGCTTGCATTGTCTGCCTCCAATGTTCGTGCAAGATTTCACTTCGGGGTCTCCGCTGCCTCTCGCATTTGTTTTTACTTTGATCTGAACTCAATGCAAAGATGGcaagataaataaataaataaatttcttcCGAAGCTCGGCGACCTCTCAGGGCATCCACGGTAGCAAAAGACAATTTACAGCGTCTGATCTTGTTTTAACGATGCAGATTTGACtttaaacccccccccccccccccccccccccccccccccgccaccCCCATGGCCCACACGTCGGTACATGACTGGCTCAACAGAAAATATCTTGCCGCTTCTCCCTGCCGTCGTCTCCTCCGCTTCTTCCTCCCGCATCGACGACTCCGCGCTCCTCGCTCGCGCCGCCCTCTGCCTCCTCGGCTCCTCCGTCGCGCCGTCCTCCACCTCTCCCAGCTCCCCCACGCCGCCCTCCGCCCTCCAACGGCGGGGCCCCCACGGCAGCCCGCCCAAGGGCTTGCCGGCCCCGAAGGGGGCGGCACAGCAAGTGCCCTCCTGAGGAGCCGACGGCAGCGAGGGGTGGCGCTCCGGCTGTGGCCGTGCCGGGGCCACCTCGTCTCTGATGATGACAGCGGTTCTTCCTCGTGCCAGGCTCTGCCTCCTCCGCTTCTCCCTCGCGTCGTCCTCCGCCTCTCCCCCCTCCCCACGCTGCTGGTACTTCACGTTCGCGCAGGGGTTCGCGTACCTGGCGCCGATACGCCTGCAGGGTTTTATGGTGAAGTACATGGTGAACCCGTGGCGGGCCTACATGCGGCTCTTGGTCCTGCTCATGGGCTCCAATGGCCTCACCAAGGGTTCCCTCGCCTCCTTCGATTACCCTGCTGAAATAAGTTCAGGTCAACCAAGGtaatttcctttcttttttttttcgatTCGGAGAAAATGTATTGCTCTAAAAAAATATTGCAGCAGCAATGCCTAATGTCTTCAGCTGGCAATTTGAGTATTATTGTAGTGGCAAGCATTCATAGGTTCATGATTTCTTTTTCACCTGTTGTGGTGGTATACGTTCCAAAGATGCTGGCTCTTATCATGTATCCTCTTCGAACAATTAATGAGTTCGCTATTGGgctaatgaaaatttttggatgcttCATGCTCAAAAGTTTTTTTTGGATGCTCCAAGACagctttatttttcttttctattctttAGAATACATGTTCTATGTAAGATGTTTTTTCCCTCTAACTGCTAATGGTGCCTTTATTGTTTACATGCATGTGCCCTTTGTGCTTACTCGACAACCAGTGCTGCATAGTACATCATGTTGTGAAGTTCTTTACCTTCATGCTATGCCACAGGATGTGCTTTGGCACCCATTGTTATGGAGTACCTAGATTCAGTTCATGGTGAAGTATACAATTTATTATGGGTTCACAATTTTGGTGCAGCCTATTTGTTATAACCTGCTCTGTACATGGCTTTGCTGACTTTCTGTTCTTTGGAGCAGGACCATGCATTAGTGCTAAATTTCTACTCCACTTTTTTGGGTTGCACAATGAGACGTCAGGGAACGACAATTGCCACAGACGAGTGCATTTTGGTATATCTTTTATTGCTTTTGCTACTCCACAATTTAGGTTCCATGCCTTTGTTCAGTGCAGTGCCATATTTCTTTGCATTGCAGGTTCCATGCCCTTATACAAGTTCCTTCTTGAGGTCATCTGGGGCTAACTACTCTGTTCGTTTCAGTTCACTGCAGTAACCTGAGGTGACAGTGGTTAGCCAGCCTTTTCCTATTAGCTTTTCCAGTTCATAGTGAGTAGTGTGCTACCTCCATGATCATTTGGACCCTCTATAATCTTACATCAGTAATGTTGTATATATATCGTTTTCAGAATTTCAACTATCCATTGCCTGAGACATGTACACGTACTACAGTTTTTGAGCTATTTATTTGGTTTCCTTATAGGAGCTAATGCAAGATTGATAGTTTTTTCATCACTTTCTTAGTTGCAGCTTATGTACCTGCATATATGTCTACACATATATAGATATAGTaacatacatcactttcttggttgtattattttatttttggtttttctGTCTTGGTGCTTTGATCTCCAATTAAATTTTACATTCCTGCCTTGTCTTGTGCAGTGTATAGGTTAGGGAAATCAGAGTTATTGTACCACAGTGATTGGTGCCTGGTAAGCCTGTATCCATTTCCTATTCCATTTTAGTTCTCCATATGTTGGTTTCGTACCTGGACTAAAAAAAATGGTCACCTTTATAGCTTATATTTTTTTGCCTTTTGGTTGCTCTTGTGCTTCTTCTGTGTTTTTTCCTGCTTTAAAGGATTACATTGCAAACAAGAAAAACTTTGATTTCCTTTCTGCATCTGTTGCTGCAAGACATAAGTCCTTTTGGGCCATGTTGCCACCAAGAAATCCCTTGTTCTGCTTATTTCTTGCGCAATCTTGTGCTCTTCGGGGTTTTCGAATATCTTGCCTCTGTTTCATGGTTCCTGATGCTTGTTTCCTCTGTGCTGTGTGGTGAAGGGAGTCAATTAAGCGGAGTGGTTGTTTTTCTAGCAAATCCTTCTGTGCAGACTGATAACATTGGAAGGTGTGTTGGTGAGTTCCTTTGCTTATGCCTGGTCTATCTTCCTTCCTGCCTTTTTAGATGTGTGGCGTGGTGCCTGGTGGTGTGTCTCTACCACACGTGTTGATCTTATAACTGTTGCTACTTGTAGGTGTTGATCTTGATCAGGAGGGGGTAAAGTTCTTGTGTAAAATAAATTTGAATTCATTAGAATTATTTTTTGGTGCCTTTCAATGGCTAATAATCGGTATATATTGCCCATAAGGATCCACACGACCTTTTTCCCCACGTGTGGGGTGACACGGACTGATAGCTAAACTATGTTTAGTTTCCCTTAGTAAAAATATGTTTTCCTGTGTTCCGAATTGAGGCAGGAAACATATTTTAATGAGCCTAATCAGGTTATTAATGTGAACAAAAGGAAACTTCTTAGATGTTACTCAATGAGATTTAGGCAATTATTACCTGTACATGTAACTTGATGTGTTATTCATTTTTCTTACTCCTATGTTTAATATATAGACTTGCCATGAACTAGCCATCTACAAATTTAGCATCGATTTCGTTCAGTGGATCACATATCATATGAAACATACATCTAGTGGCAGCTATGCTTATGCCGTTGTTGCCTCCTCCTCCTAGGTTCCTTTTCTGAAAATTGCTGACAGCTTTATTTGCTTAGGTTCGTTCGCTTGATTTCCATTTCTGTCTTGATGCCTTTTTATTTCCTTTGGCCAGATGTCCCGGTATCATGTTTGGCTTTCTGTTCTATACTATCGCACCATGTGTTGTTTCCTAAACAAAGGTTAGAAAGCTCCCAGTTCACGCTAGCATCTCATATTTCCAGTTTCCCTGTTGCTGGTCATTAATGTCTTCCTCTGAATATGAATTGAAAAAGGGTAATTTTTTATTTGATGGTGATCATTGCCTGATTTGTAGAGTTATAACTTTTTGTTTTATTGATACAGTGATTGGCTTGATACAACAATACTATATCCACATGCAGCACTATTTGAAGGTGCTTATTTCATGATCTGTAGCGGATTGCAGCAGTGATAGGAAAACATGCTTCATATTTTTCGTTTGTATGTTGAAAGCTGGCCTTGATGGCTCACTGAAGAGTTCTGGTCCTATATTTATGGATGTTGCTGCTTCTTGCTACTTAAACACCCGCATGTGTAGTCCTAATCTTAGTTCTCTCTCTGTTCCAGCTTCTCATTGATCCACAACTGTTGTATTTTCTTTTGACTACATTTCTTTTATCTTCTCATGTTCAGTTCATTTTATCCCATTTTCATCTTGTCTGTTGCGCATGGCGGAGGTGTgct
It encodes:
- the LOC136461176 gene encoding uncharacterized protein, translating into MHGCSGHVVAAESTTTTTTEKKGGVIMRVHVAVVCSAVGFLGFVILILGVAGEAATAQAYVWGPYDDGSDGKCQYRSTPALACGIVAALLAITAQVVVTATSLCCGCCRTWEVPTETRRIVGIVLSAVSWITVLLVVALFIAGAALNVDQERQPDADGHCYRAPGSSLFVAATVLTVAATGMQIASYILLQVTTTPTSSTKPPMATQQPELAMGQPVVEPEPQQTAEEVVAVAVSGQKPSPPSAPVPSQATEPASQV